In Helicobacter mastomyrinus, a single genomic region encodes these proteins:
- a CDS encoding tyrosine-type recombinase/integrase, whose translation MRNSTIAIENSTQKSKMGIHKTNHKRNATLKTSQKYEGVRSKELNNGDIAYYVRWTDTNGNRFERKVGTKASGWSEKKAHLKRMDIINEPHTPTNLTLESIITRYLEIQKIRLKHQTFIDYKGQCLLHITPFFGAFAPQNIQTKHITDFMLSLEGKSNKTINKLLERLHSIMEFAITEYKIPMQNPLKLIKKLKLDNARERFLYKDEIEKLLHVAKEHKNKEVYYFFVLAFSTGARLNSILNIKLEDIDFKNDTIKIQDFKNNSKYTAFLTPLAKRVLQEHTENIIFKTPERTITRAMQTILNELFNKELDPKDRKHRVVIHTTRHTFASHLAIKGTPIQIIQKLLNHKDIQMTMRYAHLLPNSGREWVEKLWE comes from the coding sequence ATGAGAAACTCTACAATAGCAATAGAAAATAGCACTCAAAAAAGTAAAATGGGGATACATAAAACAAATCATAAGCGCAATGCTACACTTAAAACAAGTCAAAAATATGAAGGAGTAAGAAGCAAAGAGCTTAATAATGGTGATATTGCTTACTATGTGCGATGGACTGATACAAATGGCAATAGATTTGAGCGTAAGGTTGGCACAAAGGCTAGTGGCTGGAGTGAGAAAAAGGCACACTTAAAAAGAATGGACATTATCAATGAGCCACACACGCCCACAAATCTTACTTTAGAATCTATCATCACACGCTATCTTGAAATCCAAAAAATAAGACTAAAACATCAAACTTTTATAGATTACAAAGGACAATGCCTTTTGCACATCACTCCATTTTTTGGTGCATTTGCCCCGCAAAATATCCAAACAAAGCATATTACTGATTTTATGCTATCTCTTGAGGGCAAAAGCAATAAAACAATCAATAAGCTCCTTGAACGATTACACTCCATTATGGAATTTGCCATAACAGAATACAAAATCCCTATGCAAAATCCACTAAAACTCATCAAAAAGCTAAAGCTCGATAATGCAAGAGAGCGATTTTTGTATAAAGATGAGATAGAAAAACTTTTACATGTGGCAAAAGAGCATAAGAATAAAGAAGTATATTATTTCTTTGTCCTTGCTTTTAGCACAGGAGCAAGGCTTAATAGCATTCTCAATATCAAGTTAGAAGATATTGACTTTAAGAATGACACTATTAAAATACAAGATTTTAAGAATAACTCTAAATACACAGCATTTCTTACACCTTTAGCGAAGCGAGTGTTGCAAGAGCATACAGAAAATATTATTTTCAAAACTCCAGAACGCACCATCACTAGAGCTATGCAAACGATACTTAATGAACTTTTTAACAAAGAATTAGACCCTAAGGATAGAAAACATAGGGTGGTGATTCATACCACAAGACACACTTTTGCCTCACATCTCGCTATCAAAGGCACGCCGATTCAAATAATCCAAAAGCTCTTAAATCACAAAGACATACAAATGACAATGCGATACGCCCACCTCCTCCCTAATAGTGGGCGTGAATGGGTAGAGAAGCTATGGGAGTAG
- the tatC gene encoding twin-arginine translocase subunit TatC gives MLEDLKPHIQDLRKRLIISVCVFFAAFIVCFGFWEIIFAFIKAPLVDVLGSEVRGKFIASGMIEGIFIAMKSALFAALVLAMPVIFWQTWIFVAPGLYKHEKKVVVPFVFFGTMMFAIGVAFSYYGVLPFIIKNVLLFGNDQFEAYITAENYFTFFIRLVIGFGIAFELPVLCFFLGKVGLITDESLKGFFKYAVVLIFIIAAIIAPPDVISQILLAIPLTGLYGISILVLKWVNPATIIVEEDEESNQPPSKE, from the coding sequence ATGCTAGAAGATTTAAAGCCCCATATACAAGATTTACGCAAGCGGCTTATCATTAGCGTTTGTGTGTTTTTTGCCGCTTTTATTGTGTGCTTTGGCTTTTGGGAAATTATTTTTGCCTTTATCAAAGCGCCTTTGGTCGATGTGCTAGGAAGTGAGGTTCGGGGGAAATTTATTGCTTCGGGTATGATAGAGGGCATTTTTATCGCTATGAAGTCTGCGCTTTTTGCTGCACTTGTCCTTGCTATGCCTGTAATTTTTTGGCAGACGTGGATTTTTGTCGCGCCGGGCTTGTATAAACACGAAAAAAAGGTGGTTGTCCCCTTTGTGTTTTTTGGCACGATGATGTTTGCTATTGGTGTGGCTTTCTCCTATTATGGAGTGCTGCCCTTTATTATCAAAAATGTTCTGTTATTTGGTAATGATCAGTTTGAAGCCTATATCACAGCGGAAAATTATTTTACCTTTTTTATCCGCTTGGTTATTGGCTTTGGCATTGCCTTTGAGCTGCCTGTGTTATGCTTTTTCTTGGGTAAAGTTGGGCTAATTACTGATGAGAGTTTAAAGGGCTTTTTCAAATATGCTGTTGTGTTGATTTTCATCATTGCTGCCATTATTGCCCCGCCTGATGTGATTTCACAGATTCTCTTAGCCATTCCTCTCACAGGGCTTTATGGTATTTCTATCCTTGTGCTTAAATGGGTCAATCCTGCCACCATCATTGTAGAAGAAGATGAAGAATCAAATCAACCCCCTAGCAAAGAGTAA
- the queA gene encoding tRNA preQ1(34) S-adenosylmethionine ribosyltransferase-isomerase QueA, with protein MSHYDFNTDFMLSSYDYILPQSAIAQSPANPRESAKLLVYERQSGRITHSDFYHFCDFVPQETLLVLNDTKVLKARIYAYKHNSHTQTSKQYEIFFHKFLESTQPSALCLTQIKGRVKNGDKLVLIDSILTSPIIAHVLQCCENGMRVVQFTQNNESLSPTQVLAMLQKYGHIPLPPYIKRNDSPNDGLFYQSVFATHLGSVAAPTASLHFSEKSLESMRLRFAMCFITLHIGAGTFMGVESADIRHHHIHTESYSLTQESANKIQKAHKVLCIGTTAARCVEHYMRYRQLSGECNIFLYPSVEFQRVNYLLTNFHLPKSTLLMLVSAMVGREKCLELYQIALQNGYKFYSYGDGMFIL; from the coding sequence ATGAGCCATTATGATTTCAATACAGACTTTATGCTTTCAAGTTATGATTATATTTTGCCCCAAAGTGCGATAGCCCAAAGCCCTGCTAATCCTAGAGAGAGTGCTAAACTCCTCGTGTATGAAAGGCAGAGTGGGCGCATTACCCATAGTGATTTTTATCATTTTTGTGATTTTGTGCCACAAGAGACACTACTTGTGTTAAATGACACAAAGGTGCTTAAGGCAAGAATCTATGCCTATAAGCATAATTCCCATACGCAAACCTCCAAGCAATATGAAATCTTTTTTCACAAATTTTTAGAATCTACACAACCCTCCGCACTTTGCCTCACACAAATTAAAGGTCGTGTGAAAAATGGAGATAAGCTTGTGCTTATAGATTCTATTCTTACTTCGCCTATCATCGCTCACGTGCTGCAATGCTGTGAAAATGGGATGCGAGTGGTGCAATTCACACAGAATAATGAATCTTTAAGCCCCACTCAAGTGCTTGCTATGCTCCAAAAATACGGGCATATCCCGCTTCCACCTTATATCAAACGCAATGATTCTCCTAATGATGGGCTTTTTTATCAAAGTGTGTTTGCCACTCATTTAGGCTCTGTTGCTGCGCCTACGGCTTCTTTGCATTTTAGTGAAAAGAGCTTAGAATCTATGCGCCTACGTTTTGCAATGTGCTTTATCACGCTTCACATTGGCGCGGGGACATTTATGGGTGTGGAGAGTGCGGACATTCGCCATCATCATATACATACAGAATCTTACTCACTCACACAAGAGAGTGCTAATAAGATTCAAAAAGCGCACAAAGTGCTGTGTATTGGCACGACAGCGGCTCGTTGTGTGGAGCATTATATGCGATACAGACAATTAAGCGGGGAATGTAATATATTTTTATATCCAAGTGTGGAATTTCAGCGAGTGAATTATTTACTTACAAATTTTCATCTCCCTAAAAGCACTTTACTTATGCTTGTAAGCGCGATGGTAGGGAGGGAAAAATGCCTAGAACTCTATCAAATCGCCTTGCAAAATGGCTATAAATTCTACTCCTATGGCGATGGAATGTTCATCCTATGA
- a CDS encoding helix-turn-helix transcriptional regulator: MDKVKKVCAELGITQNELAEMMGLHYTAFSKWKEKIPKNAEVCLDLILENHRLRAQMSEIKKALLTLKNLENF; this comes from the coding sequence ATGGACAAGGTAAAAAAAGTTTGTGCAGAGCTAGGCATCACGCAAAATGAATTGGCAGAAATGATGGGGTTGCATTACACGGCTTTTTCAAAATGGAAAGAGAAAATCCCTAAGAATGCTGAAGTTTGCCTTGACTTAATCCTCGAAAATCACCGCTTAAGAGCACAAATGAGCGAAATAAAAAAAGCTCTTTTAACGCTCAAAAATTTAGAAAATTTCTAA
- a CDS encoding XRE family transcriptional regulator, which translates to MENIIKQICKTYNLTYRELGESLGYGEEAISKAARTDKISTPMAKACEMFLHIKELESKISILDELSIILQKLTLKA; encoded by the coding sequence TTGGAAAATATAATTAAGCAGATTTGTAAAACTTACAATCTTACCTATAGGGAGCTAGGCGAGAGTTTAGGCTATGGTGAAGAAGCTATCTCTAAAGCCGCACGAACTGATAAAATCTCTACTCCTATGGCTAAAGCGTGTGAAATGTTTTTACATATCAAAGAGTTAGAATCCAAAATTTCAATCCTTGATGAACTCTCTATCATACTACAAAAACTCACATTAAAAGCGTAA
- a CDS encoding DNA-methyltransferase yields MEYINEKEKIAIYNTDCVELAKSLPENSIDFSVYSPPFANLYTYSDNVADMGNCANDEEFFEQYKYLIKEKFRITRNGRLTAIHCKDLPKYKNRDGAGGLVDFAGAIIKAHEECGWTYHSRITIWKDPVIEMQRTKNQGLLYKQVCKDSAYSRQGMADYIIVMRKCVYEENVPVCRESKERFYDYIGSSYFAPKIDKTSLTRDEEEAKRLYSIEVWQRYASPVWFDIAQCNVLNTALAKDSKDEKHICPLQLDVIERCIELWSNEREIVFSPFMGIGSEGYQAILQNRGFVGSELKEGYFNIALQNIKKAVDTKRNLFDMPF; encoded by the coding sequence ATGGAATATATCAATGAAAAAGAAAAAATCGCAATCTATAATACTGATTGTGTAGAGTTAGCAAAGAGCTTACCTGAAAATAGTATTGATTTTAGCGTGTATTCTCCACCTTTTGCCAATCTTTATACTTACAGCGATAATGTAGCAGATATGGGGAATTGTGCTAATGATGAGGAATTTTTTGAGCAATATAAATACCTCATCAAAGAAAAATTTAGAATCACTCGCAATGGTAGGCTTACTGCCATTCATTGTAAAGACTTGCCAAAATATAAGAATCGTGATGGAGCTGGAGGGCTAGTCGATTTTGCAGGGGCAATTATCAAGGCGCACGAAGAATGTGGCTGGACATATCATTCACGCATTACCATTTGGAAAGACCCTGTTATAGAAATGCAAAGGACAAAGAATCAAGGGCTTTTGTATAAGCAAGTGTGTAAGGATTCGGCTTATTCTAGGCAGGGAATGGCAGATTATATTATCGTTATGCGTAAATGTGTGTATGAAGAGAATGTGCCTGTATGTAGGGAGAGCAAGGAGAGATTTTATGATTATATTGGAAGCTCTTATTTTGCCCCAAAGATAGATAAAACCTCACTTACTCGTGATGAGGAGGAGGCAAAGAGGCTTTATAGTATTGAAGTGTGGCAAAGATACGCCTCTCCTGTATGGTTTGATATAGCGCAATGCAATGTGTTAAATACTGCTTTAGCTAAAGATTCCAAAGATGAAAAGCATATTTGCCCTCTGCAACTTGATGTCATAGAGCGGTGCATTGAGCTATGGAGCAATGAAAGGGAGATAGTGTTCTCTCCTTTTATGGGTATAGGGAGTGAGGGCTATCAAGCAATTTTACAAAATAGAGGATTTGTGGGCAGTGAGCTTAAAGAGGGTTATTTCAATATCGCATTACAAAACATAAAAAAGGCAGTGGATACAAAGCGAAATTTATTTGATATGCCTTTTTAA
- a CDS encoding PP0621 family protein: MKFLIILFALALFAFMMVRPLLKGSGKSAKKPKKTQDDIEEMCQCTHCGVYASVRESFLADGLYFCSKKCLEKGAKQ; encoded by the coding sequence ATGAAATTTCTTATCATACTTTTTGCTTTAGCATTATTTGCCTTTATGATGGTTCGCCCTCTGCTAAAAGGGAGTGGTAAAAGTGCTAAAAAGCCCAAAAAGACACAAGATGATATTGAAGAAATGTGCCAATGCACCCATTGTGGGGTTTATGCCTCTGTGAGAGAATCTTTCCTTGCTGATGGGTTATATTTTTGCTCTAAAAAATGCCTAGAAAAGGGGGCTAAGCAATGA
- a CDS encoding transcriptional regulator — protein MSEKSENLIKKTCKELGLTYRELGECIGYSESAINNASRQENLSEPLKKAIELYLENLKLKEQLQDFYTLKAILTK, from the coding sequence ATGAGTGAAAAAAGTGAGAATCTTATCAAAAAAACCTGCAAGGAGCTAGGGCTTACTTATAGAGAGCTTGGGGAGTGCATAGGGTATAGCGAGAGTGCGATTAATAATGCCTCAAGACAAGAGAATCTTAGCGAACCACTAAAAAAAGCCATAGAACTTTACCTTGAAAATTTAAAACTTAAAGAACAATTACAAGACTTCTATACACTTAAAGCAATTCTTACCAAATAA
- the rsmG gene encoding 16S rRNA (guanine(527)-N(7))-methyltransferase RsmG, which translates to MIHLQERLIKQHIMLPDVCYKQFNIFGEELLKWNKIHNLTGASSMESVAENIFDSLYPLKFVDEFKSCMDVGSGGGFPAIPLAIAKPEVYFILVEPRQKRACFLQNIALELGLGNVQVRATSIQDVPIAEVNNLSLITSRALMDAKTLIALCRKFLKSDGYFLLYKGSRFRQEMPSMSVEECFVRENRIYYYKHSRDL; encoded by the coding sequence ATGATACATTTACAAGAGAGACTCATTAAGCAGCACATTATGCTGCCCGATGTGTGCTACAAGCAATTTAATATCTTTGGCGAGGAACTCCTTAAATGGAATAAGATTCACAATCTTACGGGTGCTAGCAGTATGGAATCTGTGGCGGAAAATATTTTTGATTCCCTCTATCCGCTAAAATTTGTTGATGAGTTTAAAAGTTGTATGGATGTGGGCTCGGGAGGTGGATTTCCTGCTATTCCTTTAGCCATTGCCAAGCCGGAGGTGTATTTTATCCTCGTAGAGCCGCGACAAAAACGGGCTTGTTTTTTGCAAAATATCGCGCTTGAATTGGGCTTAGGAAATGTGCAGGTGAGGGCGACATCGATTCAAGATGTGCCTATTGCTGAAGTGAATAATTTATCGCTCATCACTTCTCGCGCCCTTATGGACGCTAAGACGCTTATTGCCCTTTGTCGCAAGTTCCTTAAAAGTGATGGATATTTTTTGCTTTATAAGGGCTCGCGATTCCGCCAAGAAATGCCAAGTATGAGCGTAGAGGAGTGCTTCGTGCGGGAAAATCGCATTTATTATTACAAGCACAGCCGCGATTTGTAA
- a CDS encoding S24 family peptidase, producing MTGVEFREIREKLGMTQDTLSKEIGINIRQISRIETGEADVRDYHEKLILTLLEKRSKKYKNDVKTQKITYYPNIKASAGYGIINENEESIEIDTNLLSAIKMPHKKLDMIQVQGDSMHPYIQNGDFALIERSSEAKNGDIVIANYQGDLYVKQIQKNPQNKSISFISSNKEYPSFEVKGTDLESLVIVGILRGVIRAY from the coding sequence ATGACAGGTGTAGAATTTAGAGAAATTAGAGAAAAATTAGGAATGACTCAAGATACATTGAGTAAAGAGATAGGTATTAATATAAGACAAATATCTCGTATAGAAACAGGCGAAGCTGATGTGCGAGACTATCACGAAAAGCTTATATTGACACTATTAGAAAAAAGAAGTAAAAAATACAAGAACGATGTAAAAACCCAAAAAATCACCTACTACCCCAATATTAAAGCTTCCGCTGGATATGGCATTATCAACGAAAATGAAGAGAGCATAGAAATAGATACCAATCTCTTAAGTGCTATCAAAATGCCTCATAAAAAGCTTGATATGATACAAGTGCAAGGGGATTCTATGCACCCATATATCCAAAATGGCGATTTTGCACTCATAGAGCGAAGCAGTGAGGCTAAAAATGGCGATATAGTCATTGCTAACTATCAAGGCGACTTGTATGTCAAGCAGATTCAAAAAAACCCACAAAACAAATCAATATCTTTTATCTCAAGCAACAAAGAATACCCAAGCTTTGAAGTCAAAGGCACAGACTTAGAATCTCTTGTAATAGTAGGGATTCTTAGAGGTGTGATTAGAGCGTATTAA
- a CDS encoding antA/AntB antirepressor family protein, which produces MRALFLIESVKMGAKAVNAINARELHERLHSKQDFSTWIKKRLEVCGAREGADYLLIPFDVAQKEVKDLQVAPQKNGAKVKGQELRLFESLAHLYGFKQDKVVHNKKEYIISLEIAKHIAMLEKNDIGREVRQYFIDYEQSHSDNSIIEVRSLIEIAKRQTQALEGMQTNVEIIAKKVHLLESTKRLESWQERAISDEVKSKVAYFIKGREVGQKVVSAYYRAIYRKLKSKYYVPRYSEIPSVKFEEALSFVRELSNDDLIS; this is translated from the coding sequence ATGAGAGCGTTATTTTTAATAGAGTCTGTGAAAATGGGGGCAAAGGCAGTTAATGCTATTAATGCTAGAGAATTACACGAGAGATTGCACTCTAAACAAGACTTTAGCACTTGGATAAAAAAACGCTTAGAAGTCTGTGGTGCAAGGGAAGGAGCGGATTATCTTTTGATTCCATTTGATGTGGCACAAAAGGAAGTCAAAGATTTGCAAGTCGCTCCACAAAAAAATGGAGCGAAAGTGAAAGGGCAAGAGCTTAGGCTTTTTGAGAGTTTGGCTCATCTGTATGGGTTTAAACAAGACAAAGTCGTGCATAATAAAAAAGAATACATTATTAGTCTAGAGATTGCAAAGCATATTGCTATGCTAGAAAAGAATGATATTGGCAGAGAGGTAAGGCAGTATTTTATCGACTATGAGCAAAGCCATAGTGATAATTCTATTATAGAAGTGCGCTCTCTCATTGAAATTGCTAAGAGGCAAACACAAGCCTTAGAGGGTATGCAAACAAATGTAGAGATTATCGCAAAGAAAGTGCATCTTTTAGAATCTACAAAGCGTTTAGAATCGTGGCAAGAGAGGGCAATAAGCGATGAAGTGAAATCAAAGGTGGCTTATTTTATCAAAGGGCGAGAGGTAGGGCAAAAGGTCGTATCTGCCTACTATCGTGCTATTTATAGGAAGCTAAAGAGTAAGTATTATGTGCCTCGATATAGTGAAATTCCAAGTGTGAAATTTGAGGAGGCTTTAAGCTTTGTGCGTGAATTGAGCAATGATGATTTAATTTCTTAA
- a CDS encoding helicase-related protein — protein MKEAKKILSYLKKCYPQEISVFEDMNARDRKGYAGYVLRKIEDFISPMQWLERKYSVGMSFNQIAHKLGISHSEVIQAYESGMAKIKEILMDIDYVDFVKNKRQEHLEVGFEAKLEWLNPNLFEYQREIVKRACKKGRYALFMDTGLGKSITQINFAHCVHSYTNAPVLLLAPLAVVFQMLKEAQRFGFALHKVENGVLKNGLNITNYEQLENMQGLETLAGIVLDESSILKSFTGSTKRALCEKFKNTPYKLACSATPSPNDYLELGNHSEFLGVMPSYEMIMRFFINDTMNAGGYRLKKHAERVFWEWVASWAECISSPADLGYDASAFILPPLREIIHRVRFDNVQYDAKDALFALPKSNATTLSKDKKSSLPFRIEKLKEILRQENSTPHLIWVDTNLEANELKKALLDEFSGIVEVRGNDSAEYKARNLIAFANGEIPILITKASIAGFGLNFQNASNMTFLGLNYSYESYYQAIRRMYRFGQKSEVIVNVILADSEVEILGILHKKKAQHDLMKQEMTKAICKSRSAKDLKDSWNTTLRIPSFLQSYSRS, from the coding sequence ATGAAAGAGGCAAAGAAAATACTCTCTTACCTCAAAAAATGCTATCCACAAGAAATAAGTGTGTTTGAGGATATGAATGCGCGGGATAGGAAAGGGTATGCGGGGTATGTTTTGCGTAAGATAGAGGATTTTATTTCACCTATGCAATGGCTAGAGAGGAAATATAGTGTGGGAATGAGCTTTAACCAAATCGCACATAAGCTTGGTATATCGCATAGTGAAGTTATACAGGCGTATGAGAGTGGTATGGCAAAAATAAAGGAGATATTGATGGATATTGATTATGTTGATTTTGTAAAAAACAAGAGGCAAGAGCACTTAGAAGTTGGATTTGAAGCAAAGCTTGAATGGCTTAATCCCAATCTTTTTGAATATCAAAGAGAAATTGTGAAAAGAGCGTGTAAAAAGGGGCGATATGCACTCTTTATGGATACTGGACTTGGCAAATCTATCACGCAAATAAACTTCGCTCATTGTGTGCATAGCTATACAAATGCCCCTGTGCTTCTCCTTGCCCCTTTGGCAGTGGTATTTCAAATGCTAAAAGAAGCGCAGAGATTTGGCTTTGCTCTTCACAAAGTAGAAAATGGAGTGTTGAAAAATGGGCTAAATATCACAAACTATGAGCAATTAGAAAATATGCAAGGTTTAGAAACACTCGCTGGGATTGTGCTTGATGAAAGCAGTATTTTAAAGAGTTTTACAGGTAGCACAAAGAGAGCTTTATGTGAAAAGTTTAAAAACACTCCCTATAAACTTGCTTGTTCAGCTACTCCTAGTCCAAATGACTACTTAGAGCTAGGCAATCATAGTGAATTTTTGGGTGTTATGCCTAGCTATGAGATGATTATGCGATTTTTTATCAATGATACAATGAATGCTGGGGGATATAGGCTTAAAAAACACGCAGAGAGGGTCTTTTGGGAGTGGGTGGCGAGTTGGGCAGAGTGTATAAGCTCTCCTGCGGATTTAGGTTATGATGCAAGTGCATTTATACTACCGCCTTTAAGGGAGATTATCCATCGTGTGCGTTTTGATAATGTGCAATATGATGCAAAAGATGCTTTATTTGCACTACCAAAATCTAATGCTACTACTTTGAGCAAAGATAAAAAATCATCACTTCCTTTTAGGATAGAAAAACTCAAAGAGATTTTAAGGCAAGAAAATAGCACACCTCATCTTATATGGGTAGATACAAACTTAGAAGCTAATGAGCTAAAAAAGGCACTGCTTGATGAGTTTAGTGGTATCGTAGAGGTAAGAGGGAATGATAGTGCGGAATATAAGGCAAGGAATCTCATCGCCTTTGCTAATGGTGAGATTCCTATTCTTATCACAAAAGCAAGTATAGCAGGTTTTGGACTAAATTTTCAAAATGCCTCAAATATGACATTCTTAGGATTGAACTATTCTTATGAAAGCTATTACCAAGCTATAAGGCGTATGTATCGCTTCGGGCAAAAGAGCGAAGTGATTGTGAATGTGATTTTAGCAGATAGTGAAGTGGAGATTTTAGGTATTTTGCATAAGAAAAAAGCTCAACACGACTTAATGAAGCAAGAAATGACTAAGGCTATTTGCAAAAGTAGAAGTGCCAAAGATTTAAAAGATTCTTGGAATACTACTCTTAGAATCCCCTCATTTTTACAATCTTATTCAAGGAGCTAA
- the tatB gene encoding Sec-independent protein translocase protein TatB produces MFGIGIFELLVILIVAVIALGPEKLPQTIVDIVKFFRAVRKTMVEAKESFDKEIQLSEIKQEALKYKNTLTEEVDKLTKDMQLDELRQISVDTLKPLDEAKKTINEEANALQGTLQTLNTEISYTTPQSPAEVVQDSQNIAPSTQNLASTLDSSNKDNSPPHSSIHKEV; encoded by the coding sequence ATGTTTGGTATTGGCATTTTTGAACTTTTAGTGATTTTGATTGTGGCAGTGATTGCCCTAGGACCTGAGAAACTACCACAAACCATTGTTGATATTGTCAAATTCTTTCGTGCTGTGCGCAAAACAATGGTAGAAGCAAAGGAAAGCTTTGACAAAGAAATTCAACTTTCAGAAATCAAGCAAGAAGCCCTCAAATACAAAAATACGCTCACAGAGGAAGTTGATAAACTCACCAAAGATATGCAGCTTGATGAATTACGCCAAATCAGTGTAGATACCCTCAAACCATTAGATGAGGCTAAGAAAACCATTAATGAAGAGGCAAATGCCTTGCAAGGCACACTACAAACACTCAATACAGAAATCAGCTATACCACCCCTCAAAGCCCCGCTGAAGTAGTCCAAGATTCTCAAAATATCGCTCCATCTACGCAGAATCTAGCTTCCACACTAGATAGCTCAAATAAAGACAATTCACCACCACATAGTAGCATACATAAGGAAGTATAA
- a CDS encoding BRO-N domain-containing protein, whose protein sequence is MELQMFHQNGFEIRGGLLKDEPYFVAMDIAKALEYSETAMMLRRLDDDEIMELSADLAGGFSKHASSIKIINESGLYNAILGSKKPQAKAFKKWVTSEVLPSIRKNGSYGSTNTDLLAEHNLLESCAIMADFAQNAHFLAKVLRKLAQKYEANAQFAESRLKSALKHRPDVLKKARNISKDNESSRIELKFFLH, encoded by the coding sequence ATGGAATTACAAATGTTTCATCAAAATGGCTTTGAAATTAGAGGTGGGCTTCTCAAAGATGAGCCTTATTTTGTCGCTATGGATATTGCTAAGGCATTGGAATATAGCGAAACTGCTATGATGTTGCGTAGGCTTGATGATGACGAGATTATGGAACTATCTGCCGATTTGGCAGGTGGTTTCTCAAAACACGCTTCAAGCATTAAAATTATCAACGAAAGCGGTTTATACAATGCGATTTTAGGTAGTAAAAAGCCCCAAGCTAAAGCTTTCAAAAAGTGGGTAACCTCTGAAGTCCTGCCAAGTATCCGCAAAAATGGGAGTTATGGAAGCACAAATACAGATTTACTCGCGGAACATAATCTCTTGGAATCTTGTGCGATTATGGCAGATTTTGCGCAAAATGCACATTTTTTAGCAAAAGTGCTTAGGAAGCTTGCACAAAAATATGAGGCAAATGCGCAGTTTGCAGAATCTCGCCTTAAATCAGCTCTCAAACATCGTCCCGATGTTTTGAAAAAAGCAAGGAATATAAGCAAAGATAATGAATCAAGTCGGATAGAGTTGAAGTTTTTCTTGCATTGA